GTAGTTTTTTTGGCCCCACAGGTACGACAGCACCATCATAATAGTATAAGCGATGAGCGATGTCCACGCCGATGCCATATAGCTGTATTTGGGTATGAACAGCACATTTAAAACTATGGTGGCTATCGCGCCGATACCTGAAATATACAGCCCATATTTGGTTTGATCGGACAACTTATACCATACCGACAGATTCATGTAAATACCCAGGCTAACGTAACCAAAAACAAGTGGCGGCACCACATCCAGCCCAACCCAGTAGCTTCGGTTGGGTATAAAATATTTAAGAATGTTGATATTGGTTATCAGCGCTATAAATATCACGCATACCGTTATCACAAAATAATTCATGATGCGTGCATAAGTCTGAACAGCATTCTTGTTCTTCGCATGACTAAAAAAGAATGGTTCGGCGCCAAGCCTGAACGCCTGCACAAAAATGCTGAGGAAGATGGATATTTTGGCGCATGCGCCATAAATGCCTACTTCGCGTAAGGCTATATTCGGGTGAAGCAACCAGCCCAGCATCAGTTTGTCTGCATTTTCGTTTACCAGGAACGATAAATTAGCTATCAAAACCGGCCAGCTGTATGTAAACATCTCAACGAGCATTTTCCGGTCGATCCGGAATTTTATCTTTAACAATTCAGGCAACAAAAGCACCAGCGTAATAACACTTGCTACCAGGTTCGAGAGGAAAACATAGCCTACCCATCCTTTTATGTACCACCCGCTTATCCAGGCCGACCCGGCTAAATTATGGCGCAGCCAAAAAGGCAAACCCCATATAAAAATAAGATTGAGCGTAATAAAAATAGCAATGTTGATGATCTTGATAAGCCCGTACCTGCCAGGCCTTCCTTCGGCCCGTATTTTGGCAAAGGGGATAACGCACCAGGCATCTATCGCCAGTATAGCCAGGAAATAGTTTACGTAATGGACAAAATCAGAATGACTGGTGCCTGCAGCCGTGCCGGATAACTTATGCCCCGCCTTGGTTGCACTGCTTACATTAATATAGTCGGCAATATGCCCGATAAAGGGTAACGTAAGCAACAGGAAGATGATAGTGATAGCGAATACCGAGGCAAAAGCGTTATTATAAACGCGCTGCTTATTATTTTCATATTTATTCAGGTACCTGAAAAAGGTGGTTTCCATGCCAAACGCCATCACCGCATTCAGAATAGAAACATAGCTGAACATCGTCGTCAGGATGCCATAGGTGCCTGTGGCATATGCCTTGGTGTAAACAGGTGTAAGAAAAAAGCTTAATACGCGGCCTGCAATGGTTGTTATACCGTAAACTGCTGTTTGCCCTGCAAATTTTTTAGCGGTCGACAATGATCAAATAGGATAGTTAAATATAACCGGGCTTGCGTTACCGGCTTTTTCGCAACACTTCAAAATTACGATAGTTTTTTAATTCGCCTTCATCCGATCGAACAGAAATTACTTCGGCATGTTCCGGCCCTTCTTTGCACCAATCCAAAAACATGCTCAATGATACCGCATCTCCCTCAGCCTCAATAAACACACTGCCATCCGGCTCGTTCCTAACAAAACCCTTTACGCCAAGCTGGTCGGCAACCGCCTTGGTCGACGCACGGTAAAAAACGCCCTGTACATGACCGGCGACGGTGATATCGAAATGTTTTATCATAGTTAGCTGTAACCGTTAAAATATCGCGGAAATTATAGTGCCCGATCTCTGCAAAATATTAACGCAAGATCTAAAATTCTGTTTAAATCCTCGCTTATATTTTAGATCGCCAAGAATTAAATCAAACGCCTTACTTTAGTAGCCGAAGTGATCCTGAGGTTATCAAGACCGGTGATCAGGTTAAGCCCCGGCATTTTGCCTTCTTCTATCGTACCTTTTTCGTCGACTATGCCCAGGTATTTGGCGCCGTTCAGGGTAGCCCATTGGACCAGTCTTTCGGTCGTAAGTACGGGAAATTTTTCCTGTAAAAGGCGCATCTCGTTCAAAATGCAGAGTTTGGTATTCGATGCCAGGCTGTCCGTACCGAGGGTAATATTAAATCCCTGGTCTATAAAAAGCTCCACCTTGGGCAGCTTGTCCTCAATGTAAAGATTGGCCCCCGGGCAGAAACAGAAATGAACTTTGGTATCGAACCGTTTAATGAAATAAATATCCTTCAGGTTGGTGCAGGTGTTGTGAACCAGCAACACTTCCTGCTTATTTGTTAGCAGCGGGATGATAGACTGCAGCGAATTGCGCGCCTGTGATTTAAAATGACTGATATCGATGCCGAAATGATCGTACAGGTCAAGGAAACCACCTAAACGGTAACGGAAGAACTTGTTCTCCTCGTCGCTTTCCTGGTTGTGTATACTCAGCAGGTTCGTGCCTGTTTCGCAATACTGTTTTATTAACCTGTACAGTTCCTTTGAAACCGAATACGGCGAATGCGGAGTTATTGAACTGGAGCCAGGCTTAAACTCGTTCGAAAGCGCAAGTGCCTTGTCAAAAACCTCCTGCGCCCGCGCGGGTTGGAAGCTAAACACCTCCGAAAAGGAATGGTAATATATCTTGCTTTTCGCTTTTACCGGTATTGTAATATTACTGTTACAGATATCGCCTACGGCTACTATCCCGTTGTCATACATTTCTTTATCTGCTTTTTCAGCAGCATCGGCTATCACACTGACATCAGCGTTTCGCACCGACTGGATGTTCTTGATAAAATTGATCAAACCCTCGCGCGGGGCGATTTTGTCTTTCAGGTGAGAAAGCTCAAGATGACAGTGCGTATTGACAAATCCGGGGCAGATAATACCCTTTAAATATTCAACGGATTTATCCTTTGCATCATGGCTGTTTGAAACGGAAATGATCCTGCCCTCGTCATCGACGGTAATTACCCCGTTTTTTATTGGATCGGCACAAACTGGAAAAACGTAATCGGCTCTAAAAATTTTCATTCAACTTAGTTTAATATGCCCATCCGATCGTAGCGCAAAAAGTGCCCTACCTGATTAAATAAGACAATATTCGGCATCTATTGTTCTTTTTACGGCAATAAAAAAGGGCCGCAAAAAGGCATTGATTTTAAA
Above is a window of Mucilaginibacter ginsenosidivorans DNA encoding:
- a CDS encoding acylphosphatase encodes the protein MKHFDITVAGHVQGVFYRASTKAVADQLGVKGFVRNEPDGSVFIEAEGDAVSLSMFLDWCKEGPEHAEVISVRSDEGELKNYRNFEVLRKSR
- a CDS encoding lipopolysaccharide biosynthesis protein translates to MSTAKKFAGQTAVYGITTIAGRVLSFFLTPVYTKAYATGTYGILTTMFSYVSILNAVMAFGMETTFFRYLNKYENNKQRVYNNAFASVFAITIIFLLLTLPFIGHIADYINVSSATKAGHKLSGTAAGTSHSDFVHYVNYFLAILAIDAWCVIPFAKIRAEGRPGRYGLIKIINIAIFITLNLIFIWGLPFWLRHNLAGSAWISGWYIKGWVGYVFLSNLVASVITLVLLLPELLKIKFRIDRKMLVEMFTYSWPVLIANLSFLVNENADKLMLGWLLHPNIALREVGIYGACAKISIFLSIFVQAFRLGAEPFFFSHAKNKNAVQTYARIMNYFVITVCVIFIALITNINILKYFIPNRSYWVGLDVVPPLVFGYVSLGIYMNLSVWYKLSDQTKYGLYISGIGAIATIVLNVLFIPKYSYMASAWTSLIAYTIMMVLSYLWGQKNYPIPYNLKKNLSYIISSIIIVFVSFYIFKRNIFAGDALLILYALAAFYFERNDLKSILSKR
- a CDS encoding amidohydrolase family protein translates to MKIFRADYVFPVCADPIKNGVITVDDEGRIISVSNSHDAKDKSVEYLKGIICPGFVNTHCHLELSHLKDKIAPREGLINFIKNIQSVRNADVSVIADAAEKADKEMYDNGIVAVGDICNSNITIPVKAKSKIYYHSFSEVFSFQPARAQEVFDKALALSNEFKPGSSSITPHSPYSVSKELYRLIKQYCETGTNLLSIHNQESDEENKFFRYRLGGFLDLYDHFGIDISHFKSQARNSLQSIIPLLTNKQEVLLVHNTCTNLKDIYFIKRFDTKVHFCFCPGANLYIEDKLPKVELFIDQGFNITLGTDSLASNTKLCILNEMRLLQEKFPVLTTERLVQWATLNGAKYLGIVDEKGTIEEGKMPGLNLITGLDNLRITSATKVRRLI